The following coding sequences lie in one Armatimonadota bacterium genomic window:
- the glgP gene encoding alpha-glucan family phosphorylase, with the protein MRTLKYAHSFEVFRELPPALQDLRALALNLRWTWHHETQELFEEADRELWTALEHNPIELINQISAERLTQLTQDGVYLAKLGLAKQDLDGYMAAETWFDRKFGEDKSHSQFAYFCAEFGIHECLPIYSGGLGILAGDHLKAASDLGLPLVGVGLLYSRGYFRQFLNSDNWQTEKYPQYDFHRLPLVLERDGQGNPRRVKVEFPDRPVTCQIWRAQVGRVPLFLLDSNILENEPGDQGITDTLYGGDEEMRIRQETILGIGGFRALGEVGYKPTVCHMNEGHAAFLSLERLRQFMAENNCDLRTARQCVVSGNVFTTHTPVPAGFDIFQRPLLERYMSKAVSDLGLPFDQFLRFGRINKENKTEPFNMAILAMENSNYVNGVSKLHAEVTREMFSERWPHYPLVEVPIGSVTNGIHTSTFMSKRMVDLFDRHFGSQWREDVSDRNIWERIDEVPDLDLWELRDNQRGDFVRFVRRHLRKRMQLNTASPMDVKSVNNVLDPRTLTIGFARRFATYKRATLLFKDVDRLMRLMHHTERPVQFVFAGKAHPRDDGGKKLIQDIVNFCRTPESRGRMVFLEDYDMHIAKHMVQGVDLWLNNPRRPMEASGTSGMKVVPNGGLNCSILDGWWAEGFQPGAGWAIGDGTQDDNEGHQDWLDSLALYDLIEHEIAPTFYYRTENGLPTRWLEMMKRSMAEMAPTFSTLRMVREYCSRFYVPASRSFSRLTENGLERAKHALVWRDRVAGAWDKVRVAHVSDEAGPSIALGSEFEIHAEIELGDLQPSDVRVQALVGRVKSNRELTEITVVDLEPAGSQGLVQVFKGHAGCLHPGAKGYLVRVVPANEDVNVPSELSLVAWEQG; encoded by the coding sequence ATGCGCACTCTGAAATATGCCCACTCCTTCGAGGTCTTCCGCGAATTGCCCCCGGCACTTCAAGACCTGCGCGCCCTTGCCCTTAACCTGCGCTGGACCTGGCACCACGAAACCCAAGAACTTTTTGAAGAGGCCGACCGGGAACTCTGGACGGCTCTAGAGCACAATCCGATCGAGTTGATCAACCAGATCTCGGCCGAGCGGTTGACCCAGCTAACCCAAGATGGCGTCTATTTGGCCAAGTTGGGGCTTGCCAAACAAGACTTGGATGGCTACATGGCCGCTGAGACTTGGTTTGACCGCAAGTTCGGCGAGGACAAATCCCACTCTCAGTTTGCCTATTTCTGCGCGGAATTCGGCATCCACGAATGCCTGCCCATCTATAGTGGCGGCCTGGGGATCTTGGCCGGTGACCACTTGAAAGCCGCCAGCGACTTGGGATTGCCGCTTGTCGGGGTCGGACTGCTCTATTCGCGCGGTTACTTCCGGCAGTTCTTGAACAGCGACAACTGGCAGACCGAGAAGTACCCCCAGTACGATTTTCACCGGTTGCCATTGGTTTTGGAACGGGATGGCCAGGGCAATCCCCGGCGCGTCAAGGTGGAGTTCCCAGACCGTCCGGTCACGTGCCAGATCTGGCGGGCCCAGGTTGGCCGTGTTCCCCTATTCCTGCTCGACAGCAACATCTTGGAAAACGAACCCGGCGACCAGGGGATCACGGACACCCTTTATGGCGGCGATGAGGAGATGAGGATCCGGCAAGAGACGATTTTGGGGATAGGCGGGTTCCGGGCCCTTGGGGAGGTTGGTTATAAGCCCACGGTCTGCCACATGAACGAGGGACACGCCGCGTTCCTCTCTTTGGAGCGTTTGCGCCAATTCATGGCCGAGAACAATTGCGACCTGCGCACGGCTCGGCAATGCGTGGTGAGCGGCAACGTCTTCACCACCCACACGCCTGTCCCAGCTGGGTTCGATATTTTCCAACGGCCGTTGCTGGAACGGTACATGAGCAAAGCGGTGAGTGACCTCGGGCTCCCGTTCGACCAGTTCCTGCGGTTTGGCCGCATCAACAAGGAGAACAAAACCGAGCCGTTCAACATGGCCATTTTAGCGATGGAGAACAGCAACTACGTCAATGGCGTCAGCAAACTCCACGCCGAGGTGACCCGCGAGATGTTCTCCGAACGGTGGCCGCATTATCCGCTTGTGGAAGTGCCGATCGGCTCGGTGACCAACGGGATCCACACGTCGACGTTCATGTCCAAGCGGATGGTCGATTTATTCGACCGGCATTTTGGATCGCAATGGCGAGAAGATGTCAGCGACCGCAACATTTGGGAGCGGATTGATGAAGTGCCGGACCTTGACCTGTGGGAACTGCGCGACAATCAGCGGGGCGATTTTGTGCGGTTTGTCCGCCGGCACTTGCGCAAGCGGATGCAATTGAACACGGCCAGCCCCATGGATGTAAAAAGTGTCAACAACGTCTTGGATCCGCGCACCTTGACGATCGGTTTTGCGCGGCGTTTTGCAACCTATAAGCGCGCGACATTGCTGTTCAAGGACGTGGATAGGCTGATGCGGTTGATGCACCACACGGAACGGCCGGTTCAATTTGTGTTTGCCGGCAAGGCCCACCCGCGGGACGACGGGGGCAAAAAGCTCATCCAGGACATTGTCAATTTCTGCCGAACGCCGGAAAGCCGGGGTCGGATGGTCTTTTTAGAAGACTACGACATGCACATCGCCAAACATATGGTTCAAGGCGTGGATCTGTGGTTGAACAACCCCCGCCGGCCTATGGAGGCCAGTGGCACCAGCGGCATGAAAGTCGTGCCGAACGGCGGGCTCAACTGCTCGATCCTCGACGGGTGGTGGGCCGAAGGGTTCCAGCCCGGCGCCGGATGGGCGATCGGCGATGGCACCCAGGACGACAATGAAGGCCACCAGGACTGGCTCGATTCGCTGGCCTTATACGATTTGATCGAGCACGAAATCGCCCCGACATTCTATTACCGGACGGAGAACGGTTTGCCGACCCGGTGGCTGGAAATGATGAAGCGGTCAATGGCCGAAATGGCCCCCACTTTTTCGACTCTCCGCATGGTGCGGGAATATTGCAGCCGGTTTTATGTCCCGGCTTCGCGGTCTTTTAGCCGTCTGACCGAAAACGGATTGGAGCGGGCAAAGCATGCCCTGGTGTGGCGTGACCGCGTTGCGGGGGCCTGGGACAAGGTCCGGGTTGCCCATGTTTCTGATGAAGCCGGCCCCAGCATTGCCCTGGGCTCCGAGTTCGAGATCCATGCAGAAATCGAGTTGGGGGATCTACAACCGTCAGATGTCCGCGTCCAGGCCCTGGTCGGCCGGGTCAAATCGAACCGCGAACTTACCGAAATCACGGTGGTCGATCTGGAACCGGCGGGTTCGCAAGGGCTGGTTCAGGTGTTCAAAGGCCACGCCGGTTGCCTGCATCCGGGTGCCAAAGGATATCTGGTTCGGGTGGTGCCGGCAAACGAGGACGTCAACGTTCCCAGCGAGCTTAGCTTGGTCGCCTGGGAACAAGGTTAG
- a CDS encoding TlpA family protein disulfide reductase, which produces MKRFLTPLIALVAAASFAQEAKPLTIGDPAPAFKVDGFIKGEKINELKKGHVYVVEFWATWCGPCIAVFPHLSELTKKYEGQITTVSVNTWDYPRGENESKEAHEKRVAEFVAQQGDKMAYNIVLDDNKDTISTTWMRAAGQNGIPCAFIINEDGVIAWIGHPATMDKPLEQIVAKTWDLNAFKTKFDEAARAQREAANRQRQIVEMSKKGDMESFDAMVKEMGVEAIYAAMNGDANFAVKVIEKYAGKLEGLDHTTVCSMAAYLTAKPDVTAENKETALKVSAACYGKTDPKEAALSAAYHARALFGAGKKDEAMKVIDKAAELVAQFEPAEQREGIKKFIADTKASFQKAG; this is translated from the coding sequence ATGAAACGGTTCCTCACCCCACTCATCGCCTTGGTTGCCGCGGCATCGTTCGCGCAAGAAGCAAAACCGCTGACCATCGGCGACCCGGCCCCGGCATTCAAAGTCGACGGCTTCATCAAAGGCGAAAAAATCAACGAGCTCAAAAAGGGCCATGTCTATGTCGTCGAATTCTGGGCGACCTGGTGCGGGCCATGCATTGCCGTCTTCCCCCACCTGAGTGAGCTCACCAAAAAGTACGAAGGCCAAATCACCACCGTCAGTGTCAACACCTGGGATTACCCGCGCGGTGAAAACGAATCCAAAGAAGCCCACGAGAAGAGGGTGGCCGAATTTGTCGCGCAACAGGGCGACAAGATGGCTTACAACATCGTTCTCGACGACAACAAAGACACGATTTCCACCACGTGGATGCGGGCTGCGGGCCAAAACGGGATTCCCTGCGCCTTCATCATCAACGAAGACGGAGTAATCGCTTGGATTGGCCACCCGGCCACCATGGATAAGCCGCTCGAGCAAATCGTCGCCAAAACCTGGGATCTGAACGCATTCAAGACCAAGTTCGACGAAGCCGCCCGCGCCCAGCGCGAAGCCGCCAACCGGCAACGGCAAATCGTTGAAATGAGCAAAAAAGGCGACATGGAGTCTTTCGATGCCATGGTCAAGGAAATGGGCGTCGAAGCCATCTACGCCGCCATGAACGGCGACGCCAACTTTGCCGTGAAAGTCATCGAAAAGTATGCTGGCAAGCTGGAAGGGTTGGATCACACGACCGTTTGCAGCATGGCCGCCTACCTCACCGCCAAACCTGATGTGACCGCTGAGAACAAGGAGACCGCCCTGAAAGTGTCGGCCGCCTGCTACGGCAAGACCGATCCGAAAGAAGCGGCGCTCTCGGCTGCCTACCACGCCCGCGCGCTTTTTGGGGCCGGCAAAAAGGATGAGGCCATGAAAGTGATCGACAAAGCCGCCGAGCTCGTCGCCCAATTTGAACCCGCTGAACAGCGCGAAGGCATCAAAAAGTTCATCGCCGACACTAAAGCCAGCTTCCAAAAGGCTGGTTGA
- the gcvT gene encoding glycine cleavage system aminomethyltransferase GcvT: MVEFAGYDLPVQYKSIIAESLAVRNGAGMFDVSHMARLTFRGGGVLGFLEHITVNDVAALADDHGQYSMLPNAHGGVVDDIIVYRISQDVYRMVVNAANHQKDLAHIASLLPSDVEMSDQTAETAMIAVQGPGAADAVYSLTDQRAALEGLPFFGTATVEVAGVTAFAARSGYTGEDGFEIICGASEAPALWKALHQAGVEPCGLGSRDVLRVEAGLPLYGHELDDDTSPIAAGLGWVVSKSKPFLGSEKINSDRDHGTPRKLQGVRLDGRRFPTPGMAVSVEGRVVGEVTSGVYSPLLGCGIAFAFIDAEIPLKTPCTVDIRGSQEPGAIVSKRFFKRA; this comes from the coding sequence ATGGTCGAATTCGCCGGCTACGACCTCCCGGTGCAGTACAAATCCATCATCGCCGAAAGCCTCGCCGTTCGCAACGGGGCGGGAATGTTCGATGTCTCGCATATGGCCCGGCTGACATTCCGGGGCGGCGGAGTCCTCGGCTTCCTTGAGCACATCACCGTCAACGACGTCGCCGCCCTTGCCGATGACCACGGGCAATACTCCATGCTCCCCAACGCGCATGGCGGGGTAGTGGATGACATCATCGTCTACCGTATCTCGCAAGATGTCTACAGAATGGTGGTCAACGCCGCCAACCACCAAAAGGATTTGGCGCACATCGCCTCCCTCCTCCCTTCCGATGTCGAGATGAGCGACCAGACGGCCGAAACCGCCATGATTGCCGTCCAAGGTCCAGGGGCGGCCGATGCCGTCTATTCCCTAACCGACCAGCGCGCGGCCCTTGAGGGTCTGCCCTTCTTTGGCACGGCGACTGTGGAAGTGGCGGGGGTCACCGCCTTTGCCGCTAGGTCCGGATACACCGGCGAAGACGGATTTGAAATCATATGTGGGGCAAGCGAGGCCCCCGCACTCTGGAAGGCACTCCACCAAGCGGGGGTCGAACCCTGTGGGCTCGGGTCGCGCGATGTGTTGCGCGTGGAAGCCGGGCTCCCCCTCTATGGCCACGAACTCGATGACGACACCTCGCCCATCGCCGCCGGGCTTGGATGGGTGGTCAGCAAGTCAAAACCGTTCCTCGGATCGGAGAAAATCAACTCGGACCGGGATCACGGAACGCCCCGCAAGCTCCAGGGCGTGCGCTTGGATGGACGGCGATTCCCCACTCCCGGAATGGCCGTTTCCGTTGAAGGCCGGGTGGTCGGCGAAGTCACCTCAGGCGTCTACAGCCCGCTGCTGGGGTGTGGCATCGCGTTTGCGTTCATTGATGCGGAAATCCCTTTGAAAACCCCCTGCACCGTCGATATCCGTGGGTCGCAAGAACCAGGCGCAATCGTCTCAAAACGGTTCTTCAAACGGGCCTGA
- the thpR gene encoding RNA 2',3'-cyclic phosphodiesterase: protein MANRYFLAIEPSPEAVAEIQRVQTSLEGASQGVFRPTARETLHVTLYFCGDTDPSEMDRIGDALAMMGSAGFDLALNGIKLLPQADVPRVVAAGVSSAGRELAAFQQRVHDVCFPIATHKEVRPFAPHITLARLGKDVPARAKVVKRALAGLGELRPVGWRVAELVVFSSAPGPAGPEYTAVRRIALS from the coding sequence ATGGCGAACCGGTATTTCCTGGCGATTGAGCCGAGTCCGGAGGCGGTGGCCGAAATCCAGCGTGTTCAAACTTCTTTGGAAGGGGCTTCCCAAGGCGTTTTTCGGCCCACGGCCCGGGAGACCCTGCACGTGACGCTCTATTTTTGTGGCGACACCGACCCATCCGAAATGGATCGCATCGGCGATGCGCTTGCCATGATGGGATCGGCTGGATTCGATCTGGCCTTGAATGGGATCAAGCTGTTGCCTCAAGCCGATGTCCCACGGGTTGTAGCGGCAGGGGTGTCATCTGCGGGTCGGGAGCTTGCCGCCTTCCAACAGCGCGTGCATGATGTCTGCTTCCCGATTGCTACCCACAAAGAAGTCCGGCCGTTCGCACCCCACATCACGTTGGCCCGGCTCGGCAAAGATGTCCCCGCCCGGGCAAAGGTCGTTAAACGGGCGTTGGCCGGCTTGGGGGAGCTGCGACCGGTTGGCTGGCGGGTAGCCGAATTGGTGGTGTTTTCCAGCGCGCCGGGGCCCGCGGGCCCAGAATATACGGCGGTCAGGCGGATCGCATTATCATGA
- a CDS encoding dienelactone hydrolase family protein, whose product MGTMITLSHGDTPIQGYLASPDKSGPGVIVIQEWWGLVGHITAVADRFAAAGFNALAPDFYGGQTTAEPDEAGSLMMALKVPEAAEVIRAAAERLAADPMTLGEKVGVVGFCMGGKLALFAAGISAQIGACVDYYGIHPNVHPDFGNFQCPVLGFFAEHDDYAGAEAVAALDRSLKEVGIDHEFHTYPGTCHAFFNSDRPAVYNHEAAEDSWGKMLAFFRDNLGEA is encoded by the coding sequence ATGGGAACCATGATCACGCTCAGCCACGGAGACACCCCCATCCAGGGGTACCTCGCCTCACCGGACAAGTCTGGCCCCGGCGTCATCGTCATCCAAGAGTGGTGGGGCTTGGTGGGGCACATCACGGCAGTGGCGGACCGGTTTGCCGCCGCCGGGTTCAATGCATTGGCCCCCGATTTCTATGGTGGCCAGACCACGGCAGAGCCAGACGAAGCGGGGTCACTCATGATGGCCCTCAAGGTGCCTGAAGCCGCCGAAGTGATCCGGGCTGCCGCCGAACGGCTTGCCGCCGATCCCATGACACTCGGGGAAAAGGTCGGTGTTGTCGGATTCTGCATGGGCGGGAAGCTCGCCCTTTTTGCGGCTGGCATTTCAGCGCAGATCGGGGCCTGCGTGGATTACTACGGCATCCACCCCAACGTCCATCCCGACTTCGGCAACTTCCAATGCCCCGTCCTCGGCTTCTTTGCCGAACATGACGATTACGCTGGGGCCGAAGCAGTCGCCGCACTCGACCGCTCCCTGAAAGAAGTGGGTATCGACCACGAATTCCACACCTATCCCGGCACCTGCCACGCATTTTTCAACAGCGACCGCCCCGCCGTCTATAACCATGAGGCCGCCGAGGATAGTTGGGGCAAAATGCTTGCCTTCTTCCGAGACAACCTGGGCGAAGCATGA
- a CDS encoding flavin reductase family protein, whose protein sequence is MKSFILANEPTNRVYDIMSGSVVPRPIAFVSTLSADGIQNLAPFSYFNIGGANPPSLTICTVLGPKGEPKDTYANIAATGEFVVNLVTRAMADGMNRTAPSFPGEIDEWPISGFSAIPSTLVKPARVAESPVQMECRLFTTIEHGEGPGASRYIVGEILAVHVAESFDANASLLARLGGAGYLDLAGPEIFELQRPQIDPKVGLSPAPGEN, encoded by the coding sequence ATGAAATCGTTCATCTTGGCAAATGAACCCACAAACCGGGTCTATGACATCATGTCGGGTTCGGTTGTGCCCAGGCCGATCGCCTTCGTCAGCACCCTTTCGGCCGATGGGATCCAAAACCTGGCCCCATTCAGCTATTTCAACATCGGCGGAGCCAACCCGCCATCGTTGACTATCTGCACCGTGCTGGGCCCCAAGGGCGAACCCAAAGATACCTACGCGAACATTGCCGCAACCGGTGAGTTTGTCGTCAATCTGGTCACCCGCGCCATGGCCGACGGCATGAACCGCACCGCCCCCAGCTTTCCGGGCGAAATCGATGAGTGGCCGATCAGCGGGTTCTCGGCAATCCCATCGACATTGGTCAAACCCGCCCGCGTTGCCGAATCGCCCGTCCAGATGGAGTGCCGCCTTTTCACAACGATCGAACATGGGGAGGGCCCCGGGGCTTCGCGGTATATCGTCGGGGAGATTTTGGCCGTCCATGTGGCCGAGTCATTCGATGCCAACGCATCGCTGCTTGCCAGGTTGGGGGGCGCCGGATACCTCGACCTGGCGGGACCGGAGATTTTTGAACTCCAACGGCCGCAAATTGATCCCAAGGTTGGATTGAGCCCCGCCCCGGGCGAGAATTGA
- the hisI gene encoding phosphoribosyl-AMP cyclohydrolase has product MSFPSPGTKQELESGPVFTPKFDQDGLIPAIAQDHATGQVLMLAYMNAESLAQTLKLGQAVYYSRSRQEIWHKGATSGQYQIVHQILVDCDQDALVLKVEQLGGGACHTGAGSCFYRAVLAEGDLAPL; this is encoded by the coding sequence ATGTCTTTCCCATCACCTGGCACCAAGCAAGAGCTTGAATCCGGACCGGTTTTCACTCCAAAGTTCGACCAAGACGGCCTTATCCCAGCCATCGCCCAAGACCACGCCACTGGTCAAGTGCTTATGCTCGCGTACATGAATGCGGAGTCGCTTGCACAAACTCTCAAACTGGGACAGGCCGTTTACTATTCCCGCTCACGGCAGGAGATCTGGCACAAAGGAGCCACATCGGGCCAATACCAGATCGTCCACCAGATCCTGGTTGATTGCGATCAAGACGCCCTTGTCTTGAAAGTCGAACAGCTTGGCGGCGGAGCTTGCCACACAGGAGCCGGAAGTTGCTTTTACCGGGCTGTCCTGGCAGAAGGGGATCTTGCTCCGCTCTAA